TATCGATATGGAAACGAAAAAAGAAACCATTGTCGGATTAGAGGGCGTTACCCAGGCAGAACGCTCGGGCCTATTACGAGCCTCGTCCGCGAGCGGCAAGCCGCCGGAGAGTGAACCTGGTAAACGTAAAGAGCAGAGCGCGAACGGCGAACAGAGGGACAAGGATGAAGCTCGCCCTGCCAAAACTCGGGCGCTGCGTGTTTTATTATGGATGCTGCGCAAGAGTGTTGTTCCTCTTCTGTGCATTGTCGCCGTACTTGGCGGTATGTATATCGGCTATTCGATTATCGGCAAA
This is a stretch of genomic DNA from Paenibacillus sp. sptzw28. It encodes these proteins:
- a CDS encoding DNA-directed RNA polymerase subunit beta — translated: METKKETIVGLEGVTQAERSGLLRASSASGKPPESEPGKRKEQSANGEQRDKDEARPAKTRALRVLLWMLRKSVVPLLCIVAVLGGMYIGYSIIGKRPAADVFHWATWKHMYDLVFADS